One window of the Nitrospira sp. genome contains the following:
- a CDS encoding DUF2235 domain-containing protein → MSKHIVLLSDGTGNSSAKVVKTNVWRLYQALDLSATNQSNSRVPVQVVCYDDGVGTSSFLPLAILGGAFGWGLKRNVLDLYCFLCRNYEPGDQIYCFGFSRGAFTIRVLVGMVTSQGLVPATGLTEDRLRGLATRRYREFRRRFAHEDMIVNAFRQVRDAVLSIWNDAEVRDGSHKDIPPIHFVGLWDTVAAYGLPIDELTRAWDKVFPLSAPDRNLSKHVKRACHALAIDDERQSFHPVLWNEADPSDSQRITQVWFSGMHANVGGGYPDDALAHVSLDWMMTEAASAGLVFLPTERDKVRASLDLNGKLYDSRSGMGGVYRYQPRDLALLCNDRVHEDNQVIVELPKIHHSVMQRIALDVDGYAPLGLPIRYVVIGPDGKPIDQKNGDPSGRTLIETEVAATARRHREECVRDLAWQKRLVYFLSVMVALSLLVFPVWHHDSAACEGKSCWAAPFINAIEMVVPGALFPWIDAFKTHPAALGTHVALIALLIMKGSQLGSKIKGRMRGIWDEEKTEGEAGFVRWLRTSGWYQSFMAFTRVWVMPWLASLAVLWLLFAGISQGVFSILNSGGFICPATSIPSEEHFVTSRICWNSDKIAQRGTRYRVTLSLGEGGWTDRGVPAGLSGVLSSDVTGLMHFFTLFKRDIHQPWFRPILRIGAEGADEYPLIGELQEGDRVLMAEITARRSGPVYLFVNDAVLPGPASWQGFYGNNDGTGTFKFEELGHTSH, encoded by the coding sequence ATGTCTAAACACATCGTGCTGTTGTCTGATGGTACAGGGAATAGTTCTGCGAAGGTGGTCAAGACCAATGTGTGGCGGTTATACCAGGCCTTGGATCTTTCCGCGACGAATCAAAGCAATTCGCGGGTACCTGTCCAGGTTGTGTGCTATGACGATGGCGTGGGGACATCGTCGTTCCTGCCCCTTGCGATACTCGGTGGCGCGTTTGGCTGGGGGCTTAAACGCAACGTACTGGATCTCTACTGTTTTCTTTGTCGAAATTACGAACCGGGTGATCAGATCTATTGCTTTGGGTTCAGCCGAGGTGCGTTCACGATTCGAGTGTTGGTCGGGATGGTTACTTCTCAGGGACTGGTACCGGCAACCGGCCTCACAGAAGACAGACTACGAGGCCTCGCCACACGACGCTATCGAGAGTTCCGCAGGCGGTTTGCCCATGAGGATATGATCGTGAATGCTTTCCGCCAGGTACGCGATGCGGTTCTGTCCATCTGGAACGATGCCGAAGTGCGTGATGGATCTCACAAGGACATTCCCCCGATCCACTTTGTAGGCCTGTGGGATACCGTGGCCGCCTATGGGTTACCAATCGATGAGCTCACGAGGGCGTGGGATAAGGTTTTTCCCCTGTCGGCACCGGATCGGAATTTAAGCAAGCACGTAAAGCGGGCCTGTCATGCTCTGGCCATCGACGATGAGCGGCAGTCATTCCATCCGGTTCTCTGGAACGAGGCTGACCCATCCGATTCCCAGCGCATTACACAGGTCTGGTTCTCCGGCATGCATGCGAACGTTGGAGGGGGCTATCCGGACGATGCGTTGGCCCATGTGTCGCTTGACTGGATGATGACAGAGGCTGCAAGTGCCGGCTTGGTATTTCTTCCCACTGAGCGAGACAAGGTACGGGCTTCGTTGGACTTGAACGGGAAACTCTATGACTCACGTTCGGGGATGGGAGGGGTGTATCGCTATCAGCCGCGGGACCTTGCTCTTCTCTGCAATGATCGGGTTCATGAAGACAATCAAGTGATTGTCGAGCTTCCTAAGATTCACCACAGTGTGATGCAACGCATTGCATTGGATGTGGATGGGTATGCACCGCTTGGGTTACCTATTCGTTATGTCGTGATTGGACCAGACGGAAAGCCTATCGATCAGAAAAATGGAGATCCGTCAGGGCGTACCTTGATTGAAACCGAAGTGGCTGCCACAGCCCGTCGTCATCGTGAGGAATGTGTCCGGGATCTCGCTTGGCAAAAGCGTCTTGTCTATTTTCTCTCAGTGATGGTCGCACTTTCACTCCTGGTTTTTCCGGTGTGGCACCACGACTCGGCGGCGTGCGAGGGAAAATCTTGTTGGGCTGCACCGTTCATCAATGCCATTGAAATGGTGGTCCCTGGGGCTCTGTTCCCCTGGATTGACGCCTTCAAAACCCATCCTGCTGCACTTGGTACGCATGTGGCTCTCATCGCGTTGTTGATCATGAAGGGCAGTCAATTAGGGTCAAAAATCAAGGGACGGATGCGTGGGATTTGGGACGAGGAAAAAACGGAGGGAGAAGCAGGTTTCGTGCGATGGCTCAGAACCAGCGGGTGGTATCAGAGCTTCATGGCGTTCACACGCGTGTGGGTCATGCCATGGCTTGCGAGTCTGGCGGTCCTCTGGTTGTTATTCGCGGGCATATCCCAGGGGGTGTTCTCAATCTTGAATTCCGGCGGTTTCATCTGTCCTGCAACATCTATCCCTTCTGAAGAGCACTTTGTGACGAGTCGTATCTGTTGGAACAGTGACAAGATTGCGCAGCGGGGAACCCGGTACCGTGTGACCCTCTCACTTGGTGAAGGAGGATGGACAGATAGGGGTGTGCCCGCTGGGCTTAGTGGGGTGCTTTCTTCTGATGTAACCGGGCTCATGCACTTCTTCACGCTGTTCAAACGAGACATCCATCAACCGTGGTTCAGACCCATCCTACGAATTGGTGCGGAGGGCGCCGACGAGTATCCGCTGATCGGGGAATTGCAGGAGGGTGATCGCGTTCTTATGGCAGAAATTACGGCACGTCGGTCTGGGCCGGTCTATCTCTTTGTGAACGATGCCGTTCTGCCTGGCCCGGCAAGCTGGCAAGGGTTTTATGGCAATAACGATGGCACCGGCACGTTCAAGTTCGAGGAGTTGGGGCATACATCACATTGA
- a CDS encoding PilZ domain-containing protein: MRLRNSPRRYVRYSASVQTDNGAAEGTLFDLSATGCRMQINAALTPGSYLALHFEAPEAESSLAVEVSIVRWHKDNQFGIEFLRYAEDNRERITDLVEGRVPSVVSHYVDEEELVLSAALA, from the coding sequence ATGAGGCTAAGGAATAGCCCCAGAAGATACGTGCGATATTCCGCCAGTGTCCAGACCGACAACGGCGCGGCAGAAGGAACCCTCTTCGATCTCTCTGCAACAGGCTGCAGAATGCAAATCAACGCGGCGCTGACTCCAGGAAGTTACCTCGCGCTGCACTTTGAAGCACCAGAAGCCGAATCTTCCCTTGCCGTCGAAGTCTCAATCGTGCGTTGGCACAAAGACAACCAGTTTGGGATCGAGTTTCTACGGTACGCCGAAGACAATCGCGAGCGCATCACTGATCTGGTCGAAGGTCGCGTGCCATCTGTCGTCTCCCATTATGTCGACGAAGAAGAGTTGGTGCTCAGCGCCGCCTTAGCATAA